Proteins encoded within one genomic window of Legionella sp. PC997:
- a CDS encoding anti-phage deoxyguanosine triphosphatase: MWTHRRSGQTNQRGNLDHRDPYERDRTRVIHCPAFRRLQRKTQILGTDEGDFHRTRLTHSLEVDSIGRSIVHNLLMNQEKQISLAGLLPNDDLISVICLLHDIGHPPFGHGGEVALNYMMRDYGGFEANGQTLRLLTKVESSYGTYGLDLTRRALLGILKYPVKRSTVVAPNQAPVHESIHKTIKINDWLPPKAYFDCEQPEIDWLLSPFSNSDKELFQSLSQKPQGTKTGKSAYHSFDCSIMDIADDIAYGVHDLEDAIHLRLINPTHLDTLEFRQLLNNTMLAGRQNQLIESLFSADLYSRKQTIGEMVNYFITSTQIITTNEQFENHLLKYNLALTPEANALLNYLKQCIYNNVIDSQEARTFEYGGQTVVLRLFDAISSNPGSLLDNKNRVLFKQAEDETTAYRIVCDYLANMTDEYAYRMHERLFGFNTRTIFERL; encoded by the coding sequence ATGTGGACACATCGACGTTCGGGACAAACTAATCAAAGAGGAAATCTGGATCATCGAGATCCTTATGAACGAGATCGAACCCGAGTGATTCACTGTCCTGCATTCAGACGACTGCAAAGAAAAACACAAATTTTAGGAACTGACGAAGGAGATTTTCATCGAACTCGATTAACCCATTCTCTGGAAGTGGATTCTATAGGACGAAGTATTGTCCACAATCTCTTGATGAATCAAGAAAAGCAGATTAGCCTAGCTGGCTTGTTACCCAATGATGATCTAATCTCCGTTATTTGTTTACTTCATGATATTGGTCATCCCCCTTTTGGTCATGGGGGTGAAGTAGCGCTAAATTATATGATGCGCGATTATGGTGGATTTGAAGCTAACGGCCAAACACTAAGATTGCTAACTAAAGTAGAAAGCAGCTATGGAACCTATGGTCTTGATTTAACCCGACGTGCACTGCTTGGCATTTTAAAATATCCAGTGAAGCGCTCTACGGTTGTTGCACCCAACCAAGCGCCAGTTCATGAATCCATCCATAAAACCATTAAGATTAATGATTGGCTACCGCCCAAAGCTTATTTTGATTGTGAACAACCCGAGATCGATTGGTTGCTATCGCCTTTTTCCAATAGTGATAAAGAATTATTTCAATCCCTGTCGCAAAAGCCTCAGGGCACAAAAACAGGAAAATCGGCCTATCATAGTTTTGATTGTTCTATTATGGACATCGCAGATGATATTGCTTATGGGGTTCATGATCTTGAAGATGCGATCCATTTACGTCTCATCAATCCCACACACCTAGATACGCTTGAATTTCGACAGTTATTAAACAATACAATGTTAGCCGGTCGTCAAAATCAATTAATTGAGTCTCTTTTTTCTGCAGATCTTTATTCAAGGAAACAAACCATCGGAGAAATGGTTAATTATTTTATAACTTCAACCCAAATCATAACCACGAATGAACAATTCGAAAATCATTTACTTAAATACAATTTAGCCCTTACTCCTGAAGCAAATGCACTTTTGAATTATTTAAAACAATGCATCTATAATAATGTCATCGATTCTCAAGAAGCCCGTACTTTTGAGTATGGAGGCCAAACCGTGGTGTTAAGACTCTTCGATGCCATCAGCTCCAATCCCGGTAGTTTATTAGACAATAAAAACAGAGTTTTGTTTAAACAAGCCGAAGATGAAACTACGGCTTATCGAATCGTTTGCGATTATCTGGCTAATATGACAGATGAGTATGCCTATAGGATGCATGAGCGCTTATTTGGATTTAACACAAGAACAATATTCGAAAGACTATGA